A portion of the Granulosicoccus antarcticus IMCC3135 genome contains these proteins:
- a CDS encoding BatD family protein, whose translation MRWLLFSVLLAMTSSLSAQQGTVKSELSASSVTLDESVTLSIFAIGVEGELDTSALDQDFDIVGRSSSRQINSIGGSNNQSTVSSVVTWTLELMPRKAGVFTVPAVTVGGMSSELLSLTVNEISASARRDVFVEATVDTRTPWVQSQVLMSVRVFQGIEIVDGGLSDPAGKDIQVERIGKDVYTNEERDGRRYSVTERRFALFPQKSGSLQIDPVVLSVSVPANAGQRGIFSSTRKLTRRTDSLQLEVQARPSTGTAWWLPARSLTLASNWAGGNTDARVDQPLTRTVTMRGVGILDSQLPDISIPAIDGVSLYAEEPVKAMVVDELGLQAEQTIKWALIPQREGELVLPAVSVEWFNTETGKTETAMLPEEIVSVGPAVDTGHASSALSGSGTEEAQAAPLSEGSGESVPPLSVDTTAELPDSTLAAITSERSTSQPDKTVTEAERTDTALSIENGNPEGSQLISGTDALQAQIASLQTVSNRWKLTALTLLGLWVTSLAFVWWRKRDLIRREKVAGKRLGAVRKHANAAYQSLAPLAAVEAACTGSDPAAVRGALLEWAARQWPEQSPATLTALASRFDEGGAARELIKALDASLYSRAQGASANTDLISRLGELPGHMAKAQAGKKRLIKAEKYPHTQALSDKAGRGLPEL comes from the coding sequence ATGAGATGGCTTCTATTCAGTGTATTGCTGGCGATGACTTCGTCGCTGTCAGCGCAGCAGGGTACCGTCAAGAGTGAGCTCAGCGCGTCGAGCGTGACTCTAGATGAGTCAGTCACGCTATCCATTTTTGCCATCGGTGTGGAGGGTGAGCTTGACACGTCGGCCCTGGATCAGGATTTTGACATTGTCGGGCGCTCCAGTTCCCGTCAGATCAATTCGATAGGCGGTAGTAACAATCAATCGACAGTGAGCAGCGTGGTTACCTGGACGCTGGAGTTGATGCCACGCAAGGCCGGTGTGTTTACGGTGCCTGCGGTCACTGTTGGTGGCATGTCCAGTGAACTGCTGAGTCTTACGGTGAACGAAATTTCGGCCAGTGCCAGGCGAGATGTGTTTGTCGAGGCGACGGTGGATACACGAACGCCCTGGGTACAGTCCCAGGTGCTGATGTCAGTTCGTGTTTTTCAGGGTATCGAGATCGTGGATGGCGGTTTGTCAGATCCGGCAGGCAAGGACATTCAGGTTGAACGCATAGGCAAGGATGTGTATACAAACGAAGAGCGTGATGGGCGCCGATACAGCGTGACTGAACGACGCTTCGCCTTGTTTCCGCAGAAAAGTGGTTCACTGCAAATTGATCCGGTTGTCCTGAGCGTGTCCGTGCCTGCGAACGCTGGGCAGCGCGGCATTTTTTCATCGACTCGAAAGCTCACCCGGCGTACCGATAGCCTTCAGCTGGAGGTGCAAGCCAGACCCTCGACGGGTACTGCTTGGTGGTTACCTGCGAGAAGTTTGACGCTGGCAAGCAATTGGGCCGGTGGTAATACGGATGCCCGTGTGGATCAACCACTGACGCGTACCGTCACCATGCGAGGTGTTGGAATACTGGATTCGCAGCTTCCGGATATCAGCATCCCGGCCATTGATGGGGTCAGCCTTTATGCCGAGGAGCCCGTCAAGGCCATGGTCGTCGATGAGCTTGGGTTACAGGCAGAGCAGACCATCAAGTGGGCTCTGATTCCACAGCGAGAGGGTGAGCTGGTCTTGCCTGCGGTTAGTGTCGAATGGTTCAATACGGAGACCGGCAAAACTGAAACGGCAATGCTGCCAGAAGAAATCGTAAGCGTCGGACCCGCTGTCGATACCGGGCACGCTTCATCGGCGCTGAGCGGCTCCGGCACTGAAGAGGCACAAGCCGCACCATTGAGTGAAGGTTCGGGTGAGTCTGTACCACCCTTATCCGTCGATACGACTGCCGAGTTGCCGGATTCGACACTGGCGGCCATCACCTCTGAGCGCTCAACATCCCAGCCTGATAAGACTGTTACAGAAGCAGAGAGGACTGATACAGCACTGTCGATTGAAAACGGTAATCCTGAGGGTTCTCAGCTGATCTCCGGTACCGATGCACTGCAGGCGCAGATCGCCAGTTTGCAAACTGTAAGCAATCGATGGAAGCTCACTGCGCTGACGTTACTGGGACTCTGGGTCACCAGTCTTGCGTTTGTCTGGTGGCGAAAAAGAGATTTGATCAGACGTGAAAAAGTGGCCGGTAAAAGGCTGGGAGCCGTTCGCAAGCATGCGAATGCGGCTTATCAGTCACTGGCACCCCTGGCCGCTGTCGAGGCCGCCTGTACAGGATCAGATCCTGCTGCCGTACGTGGGGCGCTATTGGAATGGGCCGCACGACAATGGCCGGAGCAATCACCCGCGACGCTCACCGCATTGGCGTCAAGGTTTGATGAAGGAGGCGCAGCCCGCGAGTTGATCAAAGCTCTGGATGCTTCGCTCTACAGTCGTGCGCAGGGGGCGTCGGCAAATACCGACCTGATATCGCGCTTGGGCGAATTACCGGGACATATGGCCAAGGCCCAGGCTGGCAAGAAGCGGCTGATCAAGGCAGAGAAATACCCTCATACGCAGGCTTTGTCAGACAAGGCCGGGCGAGGCTTGCCAGAGCTTTGA
- a CDS encoding tetratricopeptide repeat protein — MKRLSAIWLFASCVLLPAASVQAAWDEWWQTPEQQAAQAFENGDYETLLEKAPDAGWSGLAQHGAGDYEAAAASFAQQVEQQLKEGDIDAANRMRYNQGVSEVKAGRYDEAINQFDEVLENDPEFTNAVGNRNIAEQLKQLAEQEQQEQDQQGDQEGDQEGDQEGDQEGDQEGDQEGDQPSDGEPGSGGEEGESTAGSEDNATPPGQSEADEQAAENAAREALAAEARQQGNEPDGDPEEGPQQGANEAPERPLTENEQATEQLLRRIPDDPAGLLRRKLEQSHRSEYPEVRDALEPW; from the coding sequence ATGAAACGGCTCTCAGCTATATGGCTGTTTGCATCCTGTGTATTGCTACCTGCTGCAAGCGTACAGGCTGCGTGGGATGAGTGGTGGCAGACACCTGAGCAGCAAGCGGCGCAGGCTTTTGAAAACGGTGATTACGAGACGCTGCTGGAGAAGGCGCCGGATGCTGGCTGGAGCGGCTTGGCTCAGCATGGCGCGGGGGATTACGAGGCGGCGGCTGCATCCTTTGCACAGCAAGTGGAACAGCAGTTGAAGGAGGGTGATATCGATGCTGCGAATCGCATGCGCTATAACCAGGGTGTGAGTGAAGTCAAAGCAGGTCGTTATGATGAGGCAATCAATCAGTTTGATGAAGTGCTGGAGAATGATCCGGAGTTCACGAATGCGGTAGGCAATCGAAATATTGCAGAACAGCTGAAGCAGTTGGCTGAGCAGGAACAGCAAGAACAGGATCAACAAGGTGACCAGGAAGGTGATCAGGAAGGTGATCAGGAAGGCGACCAGGAAGGCGACCAGGAAGGTGATCAGGAAGGTGATCAACCTTCTGATGGTGAGCCGGGGAGTGGCGGCGAGGAGGGTGAGTCCACGGCAGGTAGCGAAGACAATGCAACTCCGCCCGGACAGAGTGAGGCTGATGAGCAGGCCGCCGAAAATGCTGCGCGCGAAGCGCTGGCTGCAGAAGCTCGACAGCAAGGTAATGAACCGGATGGTGATCCGGAAGAGGGGCCACAGCAAGGCGCTAACGAGGCGCCCGAGCGGCCACTGACAGAAAATGAGCAGGCAACTGAACAGCTCCTGCGCCGAATTCCGGATGACCCGGCTGGGCTACTGCGTCGCAAACTGGAGCAGAGTCATCGAAGTGAGTATCCGGAGGTGCGAGATGCGCTTGAACCATGGTAA
- a CDS encoding vWA domain-containing protein, producing the protein MMDTALEWMRPEWLWGFVPLLVVIFFWFRLRSNNGAWESFVDPALQPYVIEGQSTSTHGAPILMFAAWALALLMLAGPVWQQREVPVFEAEKAEVIVFDLSLSMRADDVKPDRLTRARFKLIDLLQRSDGMQSGLIAFAQRPYVISPLTDDANTIEAFVPSLEPEIMPAQGSRPDLAIEQAVQLLKQASVGSGHILLITDAAASQQDLDAAANARTAGHRVSVLAIGTAAGAPLRAEDGQFFQYSDGAIVVSQLDIDSLNRLSAAGGGKTVSLTTSGKDLDALDSVRRSLGITAQDEESTALKVYWVEYSPWLLWPLLGALLFAFRRGVIA; encoded by the coding sequence ATGATGGATACTGCACTCGAGTGGATGCGTCCAGAATGGCTTTGGGGATTTGTGCCGCTGTTGGTGGTGATTTTTTTCTGGTTCCGTTTGCGTTCGAATAATGGAGCCTGGGAATCGTTTGTCGATCCAGCGTTGCAACCGTATGTGATTGAAGGTCAGTCAACGTCGACACACGGCGCTCCGATACTGATGTTTGCTGCGTGGGCTCTGGCCCTGCTGATGCTGGCGGGACCTGTCTGGCAACAACGAGAAGTGCCGGTATTTGAAGCCGAGAAAGCCGAAGTCATCGTTTTTGATCTGTCGCTCTCCATGCGCGCTGACGATGTCAAACCGGATCGACTGACGCGTGCCCGTTTCAAACTGATCGACCTCTTGCAGCGTAGCGATGGCATGCAGTCGGGACTGATCGCCTTTGCACAGCGGCCTTATGTCATCAGTCCATTGACTGATGATGCGAATACCATCGAGGCATTCGTACCCTCACTGGAACCTGAGATCATGCCGGCTCAGGGTAGTCGCCCGGATCTTGCCATTGAACAGGCCGTACAATTGCTGAAGCAGGCCAGTGTGGGGTCGGGACATATATTGCTTATCACGGATGCTGCTGCCAGCCAGCAGGATCTGGATGCTGCTGCGAATGCCAGGACCGCGGGTCACCGCGTGTCAGTGCTGGCAATCGGTACGGCTGCAGGTGCGCCTTTGCGTGCCGAAGATGGACAGTTTTTCCAATACTCCGATGGGGCCATTGTGGTTTCACAACTGGATATTGATTCATTGAACAGATTGTCCGCCGCAGGTGGCGGCAAGACAGTCAGTCTTACAACATCGGGCAAGGATCTGGATGCTCTTGATAGTGTCAGACGAAGCTTGGGCATCACGGCTCAAGATGAGGAATCGACTGCACTTAAAGTGTATTGGGTAGAGTATTCGCCCTGGTTGCTGTGGCCGCTATTGGGCGCGCTGTTGTTTGCCTTTCGCCGTGGAGTGATTGCATGA
- a CDS encoding vWA domain-containing protein gives MSWLQDIIWLMPWVFWLLPLPLLVYFLAPVRQVTQGRALRVPDATLYENLSTEQVRGGLRQGLRILLLTLAWIALLLATARPQSYGEPVGIPVSGRDLMLCIDISGSMREADLYAGNTRATRMSVVKQVARDFVARRTGDRIGLVMFGSQAYLQTPLTRDHDTVQHFLAEAAVGLAGRSTAIGDAIGLAVKRLRDRPEAARVIILLTDGENSAGVIEPLEAASLAAQNNIRIHSIGVGADAQANLFNAPFGGARSELDETTLRAISDATGGQYFRARNQQELTSIYRQIDRLEPTDEEGNDFRPLQELFFWPLSAALFLSILWVLAGSLPHGARRAVMRP, from the coding sequence ATGAGCTGGCTGCAAGATATTATCTGGCTGATGCCATGGGTTTTCTGGTTGCTGCCCTTGCCTCTGCTGGTCTACTTCCTGGCACCTGTCCGGCAAGTGACTCAGGGTCGTGCACTGCGGGTTCCCGATGCGACCTTGTATGAGAATCTCAGTACGGAGCAGGTGCGTGGTGGGCTGCGTCAGGGGTTACGCATCCTGCTATTGACACTCGCGTGGATTGCCTTGTTATTGGCGACGGCTCGGCCGCAAAGCTATGGTGAACCTGTGGGTATACCGGTGAGTGGCAGGGATTTGATGTTGTGCATTGATATCTCGGGCAGTATGCGCGAGGCGGATTTGTACGCTGGCAATACGCGGGCGACAAGAATGTCTGTTGTAAAGCAGGTGGCGCGCGATTTTGTTGCTCGACGCACCGGTGATCGGATCGGGCTGGTGATGTTCGGCTCGCAAGCCTATTTACAGACGCCCTTGACCCGTGATCATGACACTGTGCAGCATTTTCTTGCAGAGGCCGCGGTGGGGCTGGCAGGGCGTTCGACGGCCATCGGTGATGCAATAGGTCTAGCTGTAAAACGTCTCAGAGACAGGCCAGAAGCGGCTCGAGTCATTATTTTGCTGACTGATGGTGAGAACTCTGCCGGTGTTATCGAGCCACTGGAGGCGGCCAGTCTGGCGGCGCAGAACAATATTCGTATTCACTCTATCGGCGTGGGTGCTGATGCGCAGGCCAATCTTTTCAATGCACCGTTTGGTGGTGCCCGCAGTGAGCTCGATGAAACCACTCTGCGGGCCATTAGCGATGCAACGGGCGGACAGTATTTCCGAGCTCGCAACCAACAGGAGCTCACTAGCATCTATCGCCAGATTGATCGTCTGGAGCCCACTGATGAAGAAGGCAATGATTTCAGGCCTTTGCAGGAACTGTTTTTCTGGCCATTGAGTGCGGCACTGTTCTTGTCCATCTTGTGGGTCCTGGCGGGTAGTTTGCCTCACGGGGCACGACGAGCGGTCATGAGGCCATGA
- a CDS encoding DUF4381 domain-containing protein: MNEEDRQALLDQLHDVQLPELSAWPAAGWWLLLLSLILLVIVAMLSWRRYQARSWQREAFTELQRLRDQVVSQPTNSTLADCSRLARRVLLAVRSRSDVANLQGKAWLEELDSVCQQPLFAQGFGRLLEAGPYQRDPQISQNDLESLFDALEELVRSAARRQPTTTR, translated from the coding sequence ATGAACGAAGAAGACAGGCAGGCCTTGCTCGACCAGTTGCATGACGTCCAGTTGCCAGAGCTCAGTGCCTGGCCGGCTGCCGGATGGTGGTTACTACTGTTGAGTCTGATATTGCTGGTTATCGTTGCTATGCTGAGCTGGCGGCGGTATCAGGCACGCAGTTGGCAGCGTGAAGCTTTCACAGAATTGCAGCGTCTGCGTGACCAGGTTGTATCGCAGCCGACTAACAGCACGCTGGCTGATTGTTCACGACTGGCAAGGCGAGTGCTGCTGGCGGTACGCAGCCGTAGTGATGTTGCAAACTTGCAGGGCAAAGCCTGGTTGGAGGAGCTGGATTCTGTGTGCCAACAACCGCTTTTTGCCCAGGGCTTCGGGCGTTTGCTGGAGGCAGGGCCTTATCAGAGAGATCCGCAAATCAGCCAGAATGATCTGGAATCCCTGTTTGATGCTCTGGAAGAACTGGTTCGCTCGGCGGCGCGCCGTCAACCAACAACGACACGCTGA
- a CDS encoding DUF58 domain-containing protein yields MSTGMLRQSAERDHLSFASPASTSLDELVRLRATAQAMRRQVRKKSAAPMNGGSVSKRLGRGLDFAEVREYQPGDDVRMIDWKVTARTGQAHTKLFVEERERPVLLVVDFRVGMRFGTRGMYKSVLAARLAALLGWSAVASNDRVGGFVFTDDWHSEIRPQAGRRGLMSLFRAIHQGQQRIPTQGGEQLARTLERLRHGVHAGSTVVLLSDFHGLDENARSALGSALQSLDVMAVHICDPLDVDLPEPGRYPMISNASGHLQRFVMAIGSKSEQQRYRDVFMSRQQVLRELFARHNHFYTTAMTDGPLRETVSAIIARQPDLRCGLPPA; encoded by the coding sequence GTGAGTACCGGTATGCTTCGGCAGTCGGCAGAGCGGGATCATTTAAGCTTTGCCTCGCCCGCCAGCACCTCGCTTGATGAGCTGGTGCGCTTGCGTGCAACGGCGCAGGCAATGCGGCGACAAGTCAGAAAGAAAAGTGCCGCCCCCATGAACGGTGGTTCCGTCTCGAAGCGCCTGGGTCGTGGTCTGGACTTTGCCGAGGTACGTGAATATCAGCCCGGCGACGATGTTCGCATGATTGACTGGAAAGTCACGGCTCGTACCGGTCAGGCGCACACCAAGCTGTTTGTCGAGGAGCGCGAGCGGCCCGTCTTGCTGGTCGTGGATTTTCGTGTTGGCATGCGCTTTGGCACTCGTGGCATGTACAAATCGGTATTGGCAGCTCGGCTGGCGGCATTGTTGGGCTGGAGTGCAGTTGCCAGCAATGACCGGGTCGGAGGGTTTGTCTTTACCGATGACTGGCACAGCGAGATTCGTCCGCAAGCTGGCAGGCGTGGGCTCATGAGCCTGTTTCGTGCTATTCATCAAGGCCAGCAGCGTATTCCTACTCAGGGTGGTGAACAACTGGCCAGAACACTGGAGCGATTGCGCCATGGTGTGCATGCCGGCAGCACAGTGGTTCTGCTCAGTGATTTCCACGGTCTGGATGAGAATGCCCGCTCCGCACTGGGAAGCGCCTTGCAGTCACTGGACGTCATGGCGGTACATATATGCGATCCACTTGACGTGGACCTGCCTGAGCCGGGACGCTATCCTATGATTTCCAATGCAAGTGGGCACCTGCAACGCTTTGTCATGGCCATAGGCAGCAAGTCGGAGCAGCAAAGATATCGTGATGTCTTCATGTCGCGCCAGCAGGTTCTGCGTGAACTCTTTGCCCGGCATAATCATTTTTATACGACTGCCATGACGGATGGACCCTTGCGTGAGACGGTCTCTGCGATCATCGCTCGCCAGCCTGACCTGCGTTGCGGCTTGCCACCTGCCTGA
- a CDS encoding outer membrane beta-barrel protein encodes MRWLIACVLAVSSSFASADGPVYAELQLGAGRIDNGDLGFYPTFAGFNVGVYLVPNIGLELFADSGLSSDEAGDFDMEMEQAYGIALRFQSPPQRGTQGYIVLGAVNYTLDQTSEASGALPGTSINDDFTGARVSVGIMQRLERIPNMQVSFEYRHYNSGESLRLDALVLGLRVNAP; translated from the coding sequence GTGCGCTGGCTTATTGCGTGTGTACTGGCAGTATCTTCCTCATTCGCTTCCGCGGATGGGCCTGTGTACGCTGAATTACAGCTGGGTGCGGGCCGCATAGATAACGGCGATCTGGGTTTCTACCCCACTTTCGCAGGCTTCAATGTGGGCGTGTATCTGGTCCCCAATATTGGTCTGGAGCTGTTCGCCGACTCTGGCTTGAGCTCTGACGAGGCAGGTGATTTTGATATGGAGATGGAGCAGGCCTACGGAATCGCTCTGCGTTTCCAATCGCCTCCACAACGTGGCACGCAGGGTTACATTGTTCTGGGCGCTGTCAACTACACGCTCGATCAGACTTCCGAAGCCAGTGGTGCTCTGCCCGGGACGTCCATCAATGATGATTTTACCGGCGCCCGTGTGAGCGTGGGCATCATGCAACGTCTTGAGCGGATTCCGAATATGCAAGTCAGTTTCGAATATCGCCATTACAACTCGGGTGAGTCGCTGCGACTGGATGCACTGGTACTTGGACTGAGAGTGAACGCACCATGA
- a CDS encoding DUF1223 domain-containing protein, producing the protein MAMKISVRRILPLTVVAAMLHPAISTASEQPLRLIELFTSHGCSSCPPADRLLGELLENDSSLMALEYHVDYWDTLVHGGDGSWKDPFSSPEFTARQRAYFAAGMAGQAGVYTPQVVVNGQFATVGSDRGRLQRALEQVGSQQLDIGIDEISAANGRELGIKVQGSAAQLEAVQGASLSLVRYIDSAVTPVTAGENKDLKLTNHHIVHAVEALGTLDAQSPLSYAVPVPAPDEGCVVILQQGASGPVLAAAECP; encoded by the coding sequence ATGGCAATGAAGATTTCAGTTCGTCGTATTTTGCCTTTGACCGTGGTGGCCGCCATGTTGCACCCGGCCATCTCTACGGCATCCGAACAGCCATTGCGTCTCATCGAATTGTTCACCTCGCACGGTTGTTCCTCCTGTCCACCGGCGGATCGACTATTGGGCGAGCTACTGGAAAACGATTCATCGCTCATGGCACTGGAATACCATGTTGACTATTGGGATACTCTGGTACATGGCGGTGATGGCAGCTGGAAAGATCCTTTTTCAAGCCCTGAATTCACGGCCAGGCAGCGCGCCTACTTCGCTGCAGGTATGGCGGGCCAGGCTGGCGTCTATACACCTCAGGTTGTTGTCAACGGGCAGTTTGCGACGGTAGGCTCCGACCGGGGGCGCTTGCAGCGGGCTCTGGAGCAGGTTGGTAGCCAGCAACTGGATATCGGCATTGATGAAATATCGGCAGCCAATGGGCGTGAACTTGGTATCAAGGTCCAGGGTTCAGCCGCTCAGTTAGAGGCTGTACAAGGGGCGAGCCTGTCGCTGGTACGTTACATTGACTCGGCAGTAACCCCCGTTACGGCGGGTGAAAACAAAGACCTGAAACTGACCAATCACCACATCGTGCATGCTGTGGAGGCACTGGGTACGCTTGATGCCCAAAGCCCGCTGAGTTATGCGGTGCCTGTGCCAGCACCAGATGAGGGCTGTGTTGTCATTTTGCAACAAGGTGCATCAGGGCCGGTACTGGCGGCCGCTGAATGTCCCTGA
- a CDS encoding cryptochrome/photolyase family protein, protein MSRGILWFRQDLRLRDNPALAAASKECDELLCVFIDDPQDQTISQLGAASRVWLHHSLTALQASLRKKGSELYFAQGPSQEVLEELISQSGAQRIYWNRCYDPVTIERDKSIKTALSDLQPRTFNGLLIHEPWENLKSDGSPYRVYTPYWRAAATALGKEPDRLQTLNMPRNIPALSDVAAQALAACVSLEQLELLPCRDWHESMLKDWQVGEDAAQAQVERFLKSAVHGYDEGRNLPAEQGTSRLSPHLHFGEVSPRHILNRLLLERRLSALSESETTFAKEILWREFAYSLLFHFPQTIDEPLDPRFRKFEWAEQTDEHLRRWQRGMTGVPIVDAGMRELYATGWMHNRVRMIVASYLIKNLLIPWQAGEQWFRDKLVDADLASNCMGWQWTAGCGADAAPFFRIFNPVLQGEKFDKQGDYVRRWVPELAEVAKKYVHKPWELDAQTRSGIDYPEPLVDLKQSRERALTSFTAIKGTKTA, encoded by the coding sequence ATGAGTCGAGGGATTCTCTGGTTCCGTCAGGACCTGCGACTGCGTGACAATCCCGCACTGGCTGCCGCCAGTAAGGAATGTGATGAGCTACTGTGCGTGTTTATCGATGACCCGCAGGATCAGACCATCAGCCAGCTGGGGGCCGCCAGTCGTGTCTGGTTACATCACAGTCTGACGGCCTTGCAGGCCTCGCTGCGAAAAAAAGGTAGCGAGCTTTATTTTGCACAGGGTCCAAGCCAGGAGGTACTTGAAGAGCTGATTAGCCAGTCCGGTGCACAGCGTATCTATTGGAATCGGTGTTATGACCCAGTCACCATCGAACGGGACAAGAGCATCAAGACGGCCTTGTCAGATTTGCAGCCACGCACTTTCAACGGCTTGCTCATACATGAGCCGTGGGAAAACCTGAAGTCCGACGGTAGTCCCTACCGCGTTTATACCCCGTATTGGCGTGCCGCGGCGACAGCTCTTGGCAAGGAACCCGATCGATTGCAGACCCTGAACATGCCGCGCAACATACCCGCGTTGAGCGATGTGGCTGCCCAGGCTCTGGCAGCTTGTGTGTCTCTGGAGCAGCTTGAGCTGTTGCCGTGCAGAGACTGGCACGAATCCATGCTGAAAGATTGGCAGGTGGGTGAAGATGCGGCCCAGGCTCAGGTGGAGAGGTTTTTGAAGTCGGCTGTTCATGGTTATGACGAAGGCCGTAACCTTCCGGCGGAGCAGGGCACCTCCCGGTTGTCGCCACACTTGCATTTTGGCGAAGTGAGTCCGCGCCATATACTCAATCGACTGTTACTCGAACGCCGCCTGTCGGCGTTATCGGAGTCTGAGACAACGTTTGCCAAGGAGATCCTCTGGCGCGAGTTTGCCTACAGTCTCCTGTTTCATTTTCCCCAGACCATTGATGAACCGCTGGACCCGCGATTCCGCAAATTTGAGTGGGCCGAGCAGACTGACGAGCATTTGCGACGCTGGCAGCGTGGCATGACCGGTGTGCCTATCGTCGATGCCGGTATGCGCGAGCTATATGCCACGGGCTGGATGCACAACCGGGTGCGCATGATCGTCGCCTCCTACCTGATCAAGAATCTGCTGATTCCGTGGCAGGCGGGGGAGCAGTGGTTCAGAGACAAGCTAGTGGATGCAGACTTGGCCAGCAATTGCATGGGCTGGCAATGGACAGCGGGTTGCGGTGCTGATGCTGCGCCATTTTTCCGAATATTCAATCCGGTTCTGCAGGGCGAGAAGTTCGATAAGCAGGGTGACTATGTCAGGCGCTGGGTGCCGGAGCTGGCAGAGGTTGCGAAGAAGTATGTTCACAAACCGTGGGAGTTGGATGCGCAGACGCGAAGCGGCATTGATTATCCCGAGCCGCTGGTCGATCTGAAGCAGTCTCGGGAACGGGCTTTGACCTCTTTTACCGCTATCAAGGGAACCAAAACCGCCTGA